From Deltaproteobacteria bacterium HGW-Deltaproteobacteria-4, one genomic window encodes:
- the panP gene encoding putative pyridoxal-dependent aspartate 1-decarboxylase: MPKNRDVARANLENLYRIFTVPEARDSTLGSIDQMIAADVAGFLQTHIVAIERNLEEIEADFSSSNIPEEPTYVSEYTEFVKEKLVAQSVHTAAPAFIGHMTSALPYFMLPLSRIMTALNQNLVKVETSKAFTPMERQVLAMLHHLVYRREDDFYPQWIHNSLYALGAFCSGGTIANVTALWVARNRLFASGPEFRGIAQEGLARSMKHLGCEGIAVLVSERGHYSFGKAADLLGLGRDHLVKVKTDANNRIDLNALREECRRLKGENIRPLALVGIAGTTETGNIDPLDALADFAQELGCHFHVDAAWGGPTLFSDQHRSLLAGIERADSVTIDAHKQLYVPMGAGMVVFKDPTALSAIEHHANYILRHGSKDLGSHTLEGSRPGKSLLVHAGLSIIGRKGYELLINLGIERAKTFAEMIRQHPDFELTSEPELNILTYRYCPQSVQQQLSRSTPEQAGQINLLLDQACQLLQKSQREAGKTFVSRTRLRVPRYDEELTVLRVVLANPLTTDEILATVLAEQCEIVQQPEIATLLQQVMALC, from the coding sequence ATGCCGAAAAATCGCGATGTAGCCCGCGCCAATCTGGAAAATCTTTACCGGATCTTTACCGTGCCGGAAGCGCGCGATTCGACCCTCGGGTCGATCGATCAGATGATCGCCGCTGATGTTGCCGGTTTTTTGCAAACTCATATCGTTGCCATCGAACGCAACCTCGAAGAGATCGAGGCGGATTTCTCCTCTTCCAACATCCCCGAAGAACCGACCTACGTCTCCGAATATACCGAGTTTGTCAAAGAGAAGTTGGTCGCCCAGTCAGTTCACACGGCCGCCCCCGCGTTTATCGGTCACATGACTTCGGCGCTCCCTTATTTCATGTTGCCTTTATCCCGCATCATGACCGCCCTCAATCAGAATCTGGTCAAGGTCGAGACCTCCAAGGCCTTCACGCCGATGGAGCGTCAGGTGCTGGCCATGCTGCATCATCTCGTTTATCGCCGTGAGGATGATTTTTATCCGCAATGGATCCATAACAGTCTTTACGCGCTCGGCGCATTCTGCTCCGGCGGCACGATCGCCAACGTGACGGCGCTATGGGTGGCGCGCAACCGCCTCTTTGCGTCCGGCCCCGAGTTCCGCGGCATTGCCCAGGAAGGGCTGGCCCGATCGATGAAGCACCTTGGCTGTGAAGGGATTGCCGTCCTCGTTTCCGAACGCGGCCACTATTCCTTTGGCAAAGCAGCGGATCTCCTTGGCCTCGGCCGTGATCATCTCGTCAAAGTGAAGACCGATGCCAACAACCGCATCGATCTCAATGCATTGCGAGAAGAATGCCGCCGACTGAAGGGTGAGAATATCCGTCCCCTGGCTTTGGTCGGTATCGCCGGGACGACCGAGACCGGCAACATCGATCCCCTTGATGCGCTGGCGGATTTTGCTCAAGAACTCGGCTGCCATTTTCACGTCGATGCCGCCTGGGGCGGGCCGACCCTCTTTTCTGACCAGCACCGCTCGCTCCTTGCCGGCATCGAACGGGCTGACTCGGTGACGATTGATGCACACAAGCAGCTTTATGTGCCGATGGGGGCGGGGATGGTCGTCTTCAAAGATCCGACCGCGCTCTCGGCGATCGAACATCACGCCAACTATATCCTCCGGCACGGATCGAAAGATCTTGGCAGCCACACCCTTGAAGGCTCACGGCCGGGGAAGTCGCTGCTCGTTCATGCCGGATTATCGATTATCGGTCGCAAAGGGTATGAACTCCTGATTAATCTCGGGATCGAGCGGGCAAAAACTTTTGCTGAAATGATCCGCCAGCACCCTGATTTTGAGCTGACCAGCGAGCCGGAGTTGAATATCCTGACTTACCGCTACTGCCCGCAATCGGTGCAGCAGCAACTGTCCCGGTCGACTCCGGAGCAGGCTGGGCAGATTAATCTCCTTCTGGATCAGGCCTGCCAATTGCTGCAGAAGAGTCAGCGCGAAGCAGGCAAGACGTTTGTTTCCCGGACGCGATTGCGAGTCCCTCGTTATGATGAGGAGTTGACGGTGCTGCGCGTCGTTCTCGCCAATCCGCTGACGACCGATGAGATCCTCGCTACGGTTCTAGCGGAACAGTGCGAGATCGTGCAGCAACCGGAGATTGCGACTTTGCTCCAGCAAGTGATGGCGCTCTGCTGA
- a CDS encoding metal-dependent hydrolase produces MGTMKKAKLLRARYLLPSAGAPAIEDGALLIVGGRIAAVGSYSTLQDSAAEVIDYGDAVILPPLVNAHCHLELTDFPQWTTACGETTLPTSFVGWIRRLIRVRRSIGADPVPASVSTGIRQLLAAGTGAVGDILTTPGALAPLLASPLYGRIFFETIGLDEERFIPALAAALASARSLTYPLSGGLSPHSTYTVSARHLEKAISTGLPLAIHCAESPEESLFLREGRGPIAAELYAAAGWPLPEPAPGLSPVAWLAAQGALSAQTLLVHGVQVNAEDAVRIAGSGAIVVLCPRSNARLGVGTAPIGLYKKAGVSLALGTDSRASNDSLSLWEEIAFARSVYPELSPEELLAIATCGGARALGLEQEMGVLTVGSGAHLQVLTAANLPPVAGLAGWLCGAEHQVVALWLGGIERLR; encoded by the coding sequence ATGGGAACGATGAAAAAAGCAAAACTTTTACGCGCCCGTTACCTCCTTCCGAGCGCCGGAGCGCCGGCGATTGAAGACGGCGCCCTGCTGATCGTTGGGGGGCGTATCGCTGCTGTTGGCAGTTATTCGACCCTGCAAGACAGTGCCGCCGAAGTCATCGATTACGGTGATGCCGTCATCCTTCCTCCTCTGGTCAACGCCCACTGCCATCTCGAACTCACCGATTTTCCCCAGTGGACAACTGCGTGCGGCGAAACGACTCTGCCTACGAGCTTTGTCGGCTGGATCCGGCGATTGATCCGGGTGCGCCGCTCCATCGGGGCCGACCCGGTGCCGGCTTCTGTCAGCACCGGAATTCGTCAGCTCCTTGCCGCCGGGACCGGGGCGGTCGGCGACATTCTCACCACCCCCGGCGCCCTCGCTCCCCTCCTTGCCTCCCCCCTTTACGGCCGGATCTTCTTCGAAACAATCGGACTCGACGAAGAGCGCTTCATTCCTGCCCTCGCGGCGGCTCTCGCGTCTGCCCGTTCGCTTACTTACCCCCTGAGTGGCGGACTGTCACCGCACTCAACCTATACGGTCTCGGCCCGCCATTTGGAGAAAGCAATCAGCACTGGTCTTCCTTTGGCGATTCACTGTGCCGAGTCGCCCGAGGAGAGCCTCTTTCTCCGTGAGGGAAGGGGCCCGATTGCCGCGGAACTTTACGCTGCCGCCGGTTGGCCGCTTCCGGAGCCCGCGCCCGGCCTATCGCCGGTTGCTTGGCTGGCGGCACAGGGTGCCTTGAGTGCGCAAACCCTTCTTGTTCACGGGGTGCAGGTCAATGCGGAGGATGCGGTGCGCATTGCCGGTAGCGGCGCCATCGTTGTCCTTTGTCCCCGTTCTAATGCCCGATTGGGTGTCGGCACTGCCCCAATCGGACTTTACAAGAAAGCCGGCGTTTCTCTTGCTCTCGGCACCGACTCGCGAGCGAGCAACGATTCCCTTTCCCTCTGGGAGGAGATCGCCTTTGCCCGCTCTGTCTACCCGGAATTGTCGCCGGAGGAACTCCTTGCCATCGCCACTTGCGGCGGGGCGCGGGCCTTGGGACTGGAACAGGAGATGGGAGTGTTGACCGTCGGTTCTGGCGCGCATTTGCAGGTGCTGACCGCCGCGAACCTCCCGCCGGTGGCGGGACTTGCGGGATGGTTATGCGGCGCTGAACATCAGGTCGTTGCCCTCTGGCTTGGCGGCATTGAACGGTTGCGCTAA
- a CDS encoding SsrA-binding protein, whose amino-acid sequence MGIKLIASNKKAYHDYFIDDVFEAGLVLTGTEVKSLRLGKVSLKESFCRIKDGEVFVNNMNISPYEQGGRENPADPTRMRKLLLHHAEILKLTRKVDERGFSIVPTRIYFKESRVKLEIGLGKGKKTHDKRETLKEKQATREVAKILKSGQHD is encoded by the coding sequence ATGGGTATCAAACTTATTGCCAGCAACAAAAAGGCGTATCACGACTATTTTATCGACGATGTCTTTGAGGCCGGCCTGGTCCTGACCGGCACCGAGGTCAAGTCGTTGCGACTCGGCAAGGTCAGTCTCAAGGAATCCTTTTGCCGCATCAAGGACGGCGAAGTCTTTGTTAATAACATGAACATCAGCCCCTATGAGCAGGGCGGTCGGGAAAATCCAGCGGACCCGACGCGGATGCGTAAGCTCCTGCTCCATCACGCCGAGATCCTCAAGTTGACCCGTAAAGTCGACGAGCGTGGATTTTCGATCGTCCCGACTCGCATCTACTTTAAAGAGAGTCGAGTCAAGCTGGAGATCGGCCTGGGCAAGGGGAAGAAGACGCACGATAAACGCGAAACGCTGAAAGAGAAGCAGGCAACGCGGGAGGTCGCCAAGATCCTCAAGTCGGGACAGCACGATTAG
- a CDS encoding DUF2318 domain-containing protein, whose translation MMNNPSRQEGKNPMKKSSVTLLLIVVSLLVTASALVGWLGIPGTGGAASVAARDGKLSIPIADLNDGKAHFYSYKGQTGKITFFVIKGTDGTLRAAFDACDVCYQEKKGYEQKGEQMICKNCNQSFPVAKIGTVSGGCNPSPLKTTLVGTSLEITVADLESGSHYFR comes from the coding sequence ATGATGAATAACCCGTCACGACAAGAAGGAAAAAACCCGATGAAAAAATCGTCAGTTACGCTGTTGCTGATTGTTGTTTCTCTTTTGGTTACGGCGAGCGCGCTGGTCGGTTGGCTTGGCATCCCCGGCACCGGAGGTGCTGCAAGTGTAGCTGCCAGAGACGGCAAGTTGTCCATCCCCATTGCTGATTTGAACGACGGCAAAGCTCATTTTTACAGTTATAAGGGTCAAACAGGGAAGATTACTTTCTTTGTGATTAAAGGGACGGATGGAACGCTGCGCGCCGCTTTTGATGCCTGTGATGTCTGCTATCAAGAAAAGAAGGGCTACGAGCAAAAGGGCGAACAGATGATCTGCAAGAACTGCAATCAGTCCTTCCCGGTGGCTAAAATCGGCACAGTGAGTGGCGGTTGTAATCCTTCCCCCCTCAAGACGACTCTGGTCGGCACCAGCCTGGAGATCACTGTGGCCGATCTTGAGTCTGGTTCCCATTATTTCCGTTAG
- a CDS encoding ABC transporter permease translates to MNLRTIAFNNLRRRKGRMAFLLAGLLIGVATVVTLFSLATSLTLDAEHKLDSYGANIVITPKRDDLSLSYGGITLAGVNVTQNELRMADLQRIGQIKNFNNIAGIAPKVLGAVEIKGVRVLLMGVSSEVEFTLKRWWNVDGRPLAKDNELVVGSSVAQRLGLAIGDQVSIDGSDFVITGILQPTGSQDDELVIGTLAVAQRLFAKEGLVSLVEVAALCAGCPIEEMVEQIAAVLPQAEVNAIQQVVKTRMHALAQFQTFALGISAVVLLIGALVVLVTMMGSVNERTREIGIFRALGFRRGHVVALIEIEAVTVSCFAGLFGYLLGMTATRMILPFLAEAHLEIIWDLRLAGGALLLAVIVGALASLYPALHASRMEPTVALRAL, encoded by the coding sequence ATGAATCTGCGCACCATCGCCTTCAATAATCTCCGTCGTCGTAAGGGGCGGATGGCCTTCCTCCTTGCCGGACTCCTGATCGGCGTGGCGACGGTTGTCACTCTCTTCTCTCTGGCCACGTCCTTGACTCTCGATGCCGAGCACAAGCTCGACAGTTATGGCGCAAATATCGTCATCACCCCCAAGCGTGATGACCTTTCTCTGAGCTATGGCGGTATCACCCTCGCCGGCGTCAACGTGACACAGAACGAGCTTCGGATGGCCGATTTGCAGCGGATCGGTCAGATAAAGAACTTCAATAATATCGCAGGGATTGCTCCAAAGGTCCTTGGTGCTGTCGAGATTAAAGGGGTGCGGGTGCTGTTGATGGGGGTCTCTTCCGAGGTGGAGTTTACCCTGAAGCGCTGGTGGAATGTCGATGGTCGGCCGCTGGCGAAAGACAACGAACTGGTCGTCGGCAGCAGTGTGGCGCAGCGGTTAGGTTTAGCCATAGGTGATCAGGTCAGTATCGATGGCAGCGATTTTGTCATCACCGGCATCCTTCAGCCGACCGGTTCGCAGGATGATGAACTGGTAATTGGGACTCTGGCGGTAGCGCAACGCCTCTTTGCCAAGGAAGGTCTGGTCTCTCTTGTCGAAGTGGCCGCCCTTTGTGCCGGTTGTCCGATTGAAGAGATGGTTGAGCAGATCGCTGCCGTCCTTCCCCAGGCTGAAGTAAACGCCATTCAGCAAGTGGTCAAAACTCGTATGCACGCACTGGCACAGTTCCAGACCTTTGCCCTTGGCATCTCTGCAGTGGTTCTGTTAATCGGCGCTCTCGTGGTGCTGGTGACGATGATGGGTTCGGTTAATGAGCGCACTCGTGAGATCGGTATCTTTCGCGCTCTCGGTTTTCGTCGTGGTCACGTCGTTGCCCTGATTGAGATCGAGGCCGTGACGGTCAGCTGCTTTGCCGGACTGTTCGGTTATCTCCTCGGTATGACAGCGACCCGGATGATCCTTCCCTTTCTGGCGGAAGCCCACCTGGAAATCATCTGGGATCTGCGTCTCGCCGGCGGTGCGCTCCTTCTAGCGGTCATCGTCGGCGCCCTCGCGTCCCTTTATCCTGCGCTGCATGCCAGTCGCATGGAGCCGACGGTTGCACTACGGGCTCTGTAA
- a CDS encoding ABC transporter ATP-binding protein, with translation MSLIKITNLSKHYLGADTVVALDGIDLEIQSGSFVGMMGPSGSGKSTFLSILGGLCQPGSGRVVVNTIDLYALGSEQLADFRREYLGFVFQAFNLIPYLTALENVMLPMAVKSLSAREKRRRAQEVLERVGLGARIGHLPNQLSGGEQERVAIARALVNKPPLILADEPTGSLDSATSSEIMGLLAELHREGQTIVMVTHNPETCSHFDRTILLRDGRIASDQFRPLSAA, from the coding sequence ATGTCTCTGATTAAAATTACCAACCTGAGCAAACACTACCTTGGTGCAGATACCGTCGTTGCCCTTGACGGCATCGATCTGGAGATTCAGAGCGGCTCCTTTGTCGGGATGATGGGGCCGTCGGGATCGGGGAAGAGCACCTTTCTCTCCATCCTTGGCGGACTCTGTCAGCCGGGGAGCGGTCGCGTTGTCGTCAATACTATTGATCTATATGCCCTCGGCAGCGAACAGCTCGCTGATTTTCGGCGGGAATACCTCGGTTTTGTCTTCCAGGCTTTTAACCTTATTCCATATCTCACCGCTCTGGAGAATGTCATGCTACCGATGGCCGTCAAGTCGCTATCGGCGCGAGAAAAGAGGCGCCGGGCGCAGGAAGTTCTGGAGCGGGTCGGCCTCGGCGCCCGCATCGGACACCTACCTAATCAGCTCTCTGGCGGCGAACAGGAACGGGTCGCCATTGCCCGAGCTCTCGTCAATAAGCCGCCACTGATCCTCGCCGATGAGCCGACCGGCAGCCTCGATTCCGCAACAAGCAGCGAGATCATGGGGCTTCTGGCCGAACTTCACCGCGAGGGGCAGACGATCGTCATGGTCACCCACAATCCCGAGACCTGTAGCCATTTCGATCGTACTATCCTGTTGCGTGATGGCCGCATTGCCAGCGATCAGTTTCGTCCTCTCTCTGCCGCTTGA
- a CDS encoding glycosyltransferase family 9 protein, with amino-acid sequence MKISLLKFIDRVVGGVVRFWPAPSRRPHGALQSILVIRPGGIGDAVHLLPLLQRLRGCFPTARIFVLGERRNVGVFVLSPVKVTVLCYDRPLEFLRSLISQYDVVIDSEQWHCLSAVVARMVRAPVKIGFAGNVRQRLFTDPLPYSQEKYEAEIFLSLLTPLGIPYKSLPPPPWLRIPYNIASEITSLRTKVDGRYLVLFPGASIAARRWGAERFRLLARAIYEIGWQVVVVGGRDDCSTADAICRDGWGHDFSGQTSLAGTAALIAGADLLVSGDSGLLHIGVALGIPTVSFFGPGIAEKWAPRGEGHSVLNLQLPCSPCTLFGTTPACKNKLACLSGISVDAVIQAVKKQLLQNGID; translated from the coding sequence ATCAAGATTTCATTACTGAAATTCATTGATCGTGTCGTTGGTGGGGTGGTGCGCTTCTGGCCTGCACCGTCGCGGCGGCCTCACGGTGCGCTGCAGTCGATTCTTGTTATCCGTCCTGGCGGAATTGGTGATGCAGTTCATCTCCTCCCGTTGCTACAACGTTTGCGGGGATGCTTCCCCACGGCCCGCATCTTTGTTCTGGGCGAGCGCCGTAACGTCGGTGTTTTCGTCCTTTCGCCGGTCAAAGTGACTGTCTTGTGTTACGATCGGCCCCTTGAATTTCTCCGATCTTTGATTAGTCAATATGATGTTGTTATCGATTCAGAACAGTGGCATTGTCTTTCTGCCGTTGTCGCCCGGATGGTGCGGGCTCCGGTCAAGATTGGATTTGCCGGCAACGTGCGCCAACGTCTCTTTACGGATCCGCTTCCTTATTCTCAGGAAAAATACGAAGCGGAAATCTTTCTCTCCTTGTTGACACCACTAGGTATTCCGTATAAATCACTGCCACCTCCACCCTGGCTGCGAATTCCGTACAACATAGCATCGGAGATCACTTCGTTACGGACAAAGGTTGACGGTCGTTACCTTGTCCTTTTTCCCGGAGCAAGTATCGCAGCTCGTCGCTGGGGGGCGGAGCGTTTTCGACTTCTGGCGCGCGCCATTTATGAGATTGGCTGGCAGGTGGTTGTCGTCGGCGGTCGCGACGACTGTTCGACCGCTGACGCGATCTGTCGGGACGGATGGGGGCACGACTTCTCCGGCCAGACCAGTCTTGCCGGAACGGCAGCATTGATTGCCGGTGCCGATCTTTTGGTCAGCGGAGATTCTGGCCTTTTACACATCGGTGTTGCTTTAGGAATTCCAACGGTTTCATTTTTTGGTCCCGGGATTGCGGAGAAATGGGCACCACGCGGAGAAGGGCATAGTGTTCTTAATCTGCAGCTCCCTTGCTCTCCCTGTACGCTCTTTGGTACGACCCCTGCATGTAAAAATAAGCTGGCGTGTTTGTCGGGGATCAGCGTTGATGCAGTTATTCAGGCAGTGAAAAAACAGTTACTACAGAACGGAATTGATTGA
- a CDS encoding prepilin peptidase has product MSSIIVYLLVFSLGACIGSFLNVCIYRIPAGLSIVHPPSRCPQCGTQIRWWQNIPIVSWLFLRGKCATCKVKISTRYLLVEILTGLLFLKIFMMFAIHPATLVFWAFAAALVILTFIDLDHQIIPDVISLPGVILGFSTVALTPLTWSDSILGILLGGGSLWLIAIIYEFLTKNEGMGGGDIKLLAMIGAFLGWKAILPVIFISSCLGTLVGVPLMLRQGASGKLAIPFGPFLSAAALIWFFYGGLLLRWYLGFFRYG; this is encoded by the coding sequence ATGTCCTCCATTATCGTCTATCTCTTGGTCTTTTCTCTTGGTGCTTGCATCGGTTCTTTTCTCAATGTTTGTATTTACCGGATTCCCGCTGGTCTTTCGATCGTTCATCCTCCGTCGCGTTGCCCGCAGTGCGGAACACAAATTCGCTGGTGGCAGAATATTCCGATTGTGAGTTGGTTGTTTCTGCGGGGTAAATGTGCAACCTGCAAAGTGAAAATCAGCACTCGTTATCTGCTGGTCGAGATTTTGACCGGCCTGCTCTTCCTTAAAATTTTCATGATGTTTGCAATCCATCCGGCAACTTTGGTCTTTTGGGCCTTTGCGGCGGCGTTGGTGATTCTGACCTTTATCGACCTCGATCACCAGATTATTCCTGACGTTATTAGTCTTCCGGGGGTAATTCTTGGCTTTTCCACAGTTGCTTTGACCCCGTTGACGTGGAGTGATTCCATCCTTGGCATCCTGCTTGGTGGCGGTTCCCTTTGGCTGATCGCGATTATTTACGAGTTTCTGACCAAGAACGAGGGGATGGGGGGAGGGGATATCAAGTTGCTGGCGATGATCGGCGCTTTTCTCGGCTGGAAGGCCATTTTGCCTGTCATCTTTATCAGTTCATGCCTTGGAACCCTCGTCGGCGTTCCGCTGATGTTACGTCAAGGTGCGAGTGGCAAACTTGCTATTCCTTTCGGTCCGTTTTTGTCTGCAGCTGCTCTGATCTGGTTTTTTTATGGAGGATTGTTGTTACGTTGGTATCTCGGATTTTTTCGCTATGGATAA
- a CDS encoding XRE family transcriptional regulator: protein MGCVNNVKKFRESLLMTKAELARKAGLSALTIDRIERGSACRISTMRKIILAFGLKIEDRNKIFP, encoded by the coding sequence GTGGGTTGCGTGAATAATGTAAAGAAATTCAGAGAGTCACTGTTAATGACCAAGGCTGAACTCGCTCGCAAAGCGGGGCTTTCTGCGTTGACCATTGACAGGATTGAGCGTGGATCGGCCTGTCGAATTTCTACCATGCGCAAGATAATTCTCGCCTTTGGTTTGAAAATTGAAGACAGGAACAAAATTTTTCCGTAA
- a CDS encoding pilus assembly protein PilM — MFSGSKKDLVGIDIGSRAVKVVRLREVKGLWHLQAIGMASLPQEAIVDNAIMDSSAVIDVVKSLHTNLRIGTKNVVTSISGHSVIIRKIQMPIMTEEELENSIVFEAEQYIPFDITEVFLDFHIIGSDVNDPTMMNVFLVAAKKDFVNDHIAIFRECGLTPMVMDIDSLAVQNAFELNYAVDENVVIGLVNMGAGGMNVSVLKDGASIFTRDIQIGGNILNEEIQKQFGLGSADAERAKLGQEIPGIEQQAIEEVLLSATEMLAQEVQRSLDFFTATAADDKIQHLYITGGIAQLPQIRHALENRLGIDVEIIDPFRQIVVNEKDFEIEYLKSIGPMFAVAVGLAMRRVGDKND, encoded by the coding sequence ATGTTTTCTGGATCAAAAAAAGATTTAGTCGGTATCGATATCGGTTCGCGGGCTGTTAAGGTCGTGCGGTTGCGGGAAGTCAAGGGTCTTTGGCATCTGCAGGCAATTGGTATGGCCAGTCTTCCTCAGGAGGCGATTGTCGATAACGCCATTATGGATTCTTCGGCGGTCATTGATGTCGTCAAAAGTCTTCATACCAATTTAAGGATTGGCACAAAGAATGTCGTAACCTCAATTTCCGGACATTCGGTCATTATCCGCAAGATTCAAATGCCGATTATGACCGAAGAAGAGTTGGAAAATTCGATTGTATTTGAGGCCGAGCAGTATATCCCTTTCGATATTACCGAAGTCTTTCTCGATTTTCACATTATCGGTTCGGACGTTAACGACCCGACGATGATGAATGTCTTTCTGGTTGCAGCCAAAAAAGATTTTGTCAACGATCATATTGCTATCTTCAGGGAGTGCGGTTTGACTCCCATGGTGATGGATATTGACTCTCTTGCAGTGCAAAATGCTTTTGAGTTGAATTATGCGGTTGATGAAAATGTGGTAATCGGACTCGTTAATATGGGCGCCGGTGGGATGAATGTCAGTGTCCTTAAGGACGGCGCCTCAATCTTTACCCGTGATATTCAAATCGGTGGAAATATTCTCAACGAAGAGATCCAGAAGCAGTTTGGTCTCGGTAGCGCTGATGCTGAGCGTGCCAAGTTAGGACAGGAAATTCCCGGGATAGAACAGCAAGCAATCGAGGAAGTTCTTCTCAGCGCCACGGAGATGTTGGCGCAGGAAGTCCAACGCTCACTTGATTTTTTCACAGCCACTGCAGCGGACGATAAAATTCAACATCTTTATATCACCGGTGGGATCGCCCAGTTACCTCAAATACGCCATGCTCTGGAAAATCGCCTTGGTATCGATGTGGAGATTATTGACCCATTCCGGCAAATAGTTGTGAATGAAAAAGACTTTGAAATCGAATATTTAAAATCGATAGGTCCGATGTTTGCCGTCGCTGTCGGATTGGCGATGCGTCGCGTAGGGGACAAGAATGATTAA
- a CDS encoding fimbrial protein, which yields MIKINLLPVRESQKKERLREQVVVLLACAIFTVSGCAAAYTTILAKISQKTDVISEQTKVIEQLKKQIGEVEKVKKLQAELQSKLDILGKLKANKTGPAHMLDELSMAIPEKLWIDSFDNIAGAVNLSGMGINEEIVAIFLQQLEASPYYMRVELQSLEQATIEGNKFQRFKVVAKEEVPPIKNVDNDKAAVKKSEPAQKT from the coding sequence ATGATTAAAATCAATCTCCTCCCGGTCAGGGAATCGCAAAAAAAGGAAAGGCTACGTGAGCAAGTAGTTGTTTTACTCGCTTGCGCCATTTTTACAGTCAGCGGTTGTGCTGCTGCCTACACAACTATCCTTGCTAAAATCAGTCAGAAGACAGACGTAATCAGTGAACAGACCAAGGTGATTGAACAGTTAAAAAAACAGATCGGCGAAGTGGAAAAAGTAAAAAAGTTGCAAGCTGAACTTCAGTCCAAGCTCGATATACTGGGGAAACTCAAGGCAAATAAGACCGGTCCTGCACACATGCTGGATGAATTGAGTATGGCCATTCCGGAAAAATTGTGGATTGATTCTTTTGATAATATTGCTGGTGCCGTCAATCTCAGTGGTATGGGTATCAACGAAGAGATTGTAGCGATTTTTTTACAGCAACTGGAAGCCTCGCCTTATTACATGAGAGTTGAGTTGCAGAGTCTTGAACAGGCGACGATTGAAGGGAATAAATTTCAGAGATTTAAAGTTGTTGCAAAGGAAGAAGTGCCTCCAATTAAAAACGTGGATAACGATAAAGCGGCCGTGAAGAAGTCTGAGCCCGCCCAAAAAACGTAA
- a CDS encoding pilus assembly protein PilO has product MNPQVEKFIKLPFYKRFLIVFVVLLSITGAFYFFVFVPKMDEYKGLVKKSETLQAEIVQKKSIADNLVRFRDEYDKMQQRLDESLKELPNDKELPELLTSIAAIAKQNQLEVKKFQPGGEVAKGFYAEVPVTLTLTGRYLDIGRFFFDISEMPRIVTVGNIKMKTVGGKAAGQVLISVDCQATTYRFLSAGENPPPAKKK; this is encoded by the coding sequence ATGAATCCGCAGGTTGAAAAGTTTATCAAGTTGCCTTTTTATAAGCGCTTTCTTATAGTTTTTGTCGTATTGCTTAGTATTACCGGCGCTTTTTACTTCTTTGTTTTTGTGCCCAAGATGGATGAGTACAAAGGGCTGGTCAAGAAGAGTGAGACCTTGCAGGCGGAAATAGTTCAAAAAAAGAGTATTGCCGATAATCTCGTACGTTTTCGCGATGAATACGATAAGATGCAGCAGCGTCTCGATGAGTCCTTGAAAGAATTACCTAACGACAAGGAACTTCCCGAGCTATTGACCAGTATTGCTGCAATTGCCAAACAGAATCAACTCGAAGTGAAAAAGTTTCAGCCGGGGGGCGAAGTTGCTAAGGGTTTTTATGCCGAGGTGCCGGTCACTTTGACTTTAACTGGTCGCTATCTTGATATTGGCAGGTTCTTTTTTGATATCAGCGAAATGCCTCGTATTGTCACGGTCGGAAATATTAAGATGAAGACGGTCGGTGGGAAAGCGGCCGGGCAGGTGCTGATCTCGGTCGACTGCCAAGCGACAACTTATCGTTTCTTGAGTGCTGGAGAGAATCCTCCCCCTGCGAAGAAAAAGTAG